In Ornithinibacter aureus, the genomic stretch TCGCTCGCCAGGTAGAGGGATCGGGCCATGGCCTCGATCCGCTCCGCGCGAGTTCGCACCTGGGCCGAGGACTCCTCACCGCTGACGTAGAGGACTTTGCGGTCGCCGTGGTCACCCGAGCGGGCCGCCCGAGCGGCGACGTCGAGGAGCAGCGTGGACTTTCCGATGCCCGGCTCGCCGGCGACGAGGACGACGGCACCGGGCACGATGCCTCCACCGAGGACGCGGTCGAACTCAGGGACACCGGTCGGTCGAGCGACGGCCCGCCGCACGTCGACCTCGCCGATCGGGATGGCCGGGCGGTCGACCGCCGAGGCGGCCGTCGTGCGCGCCGTGGCCGCCCCCACCTCGGTGACACTCCCCCAGGCCTGGCACTCGCCGCACCGACCGACCCACTTCACCGCCTGCCAGCCGCACTCCGAACAACGGTAGGCAGCGGCGGAGCGAGCGGAGCGACGGGATGCGGTGCCGGACATGCACTCCACCGTAGGAGTCACCCCCGACACCCCGTGCCCGGACACGACGGACTGCGGACACGACGAAGCCCCGGGCCAGAGGTCCGGGGCTTCGTGCGGGGCCGCGACGTGCGCGACGATGGGCTGGATCAGCCGGCGACGACCTCGAGCTCGATGGTCGCGCGCACCTCGGGATGCAGGCGGACCGTGGCCGCGTGCGTCCCGGTGGTCTTGATCGGGGTCGGGACCTCGATCGTGCGCTTGTCCAGCTCCGGGCCACCAGCAGCCTTGACGGCAGCAGCGATGTCCGCGGTGGAGACGGCGCCGAAGAGGCGACCACCCTGCCCGGCGTGCGCCGGGACGGTCACCGACTTCGACTCGAGGTTGCCCTTGATCGACTGGGCCTCCTCGAGCGATTTGATCGCGCGGGTGGCGCGACCCTGGGCGATGGCGTCGACCTGCTTCTGCCCGCCCTTGGTCCAGGCCGTGGCCAGGCCGCGACGGAACAGGAAGTTGCGGGCGTAGCCGTCCTTGACGTCGACGACGTCACCGGCGGCACCGAGGCCGGAGACCTCGTGGGTGAGAATGACCTTCATGGTGTTGGCTCCTTCTCGACCGGTCAGCGGGACGAGCTCGAGTACGGCAGCAAGGCCATCTCGCGCGCGTTCTTGACGGCGTTGGCGATGAGGCGCTGCTCCTGGACGGAGACACCGGTCACCCGACGAGCGCGGATCTTGCCGCGGTCGGAGATGAACTTGCGCAGCAGCGCGGCGTCCTTGTAGTCGATGTTCTCGACCTTCGCCGCCTTGAGCGGGTTGGCCTTCTTCTTGGGCTTGCGAATGGCGGGCTTGGCCATCGTGGTGCTCTCCTTCTGCCGGGGGTCCCGGCGGATGAGCCCTGGTCTCCCAGGGATGGTGTCGTGCTGTGAAGGGGGCCGCGGTGTCACCGCGGTGACGCGGCCCCAGGTGTCGGTGTCCTTGTCCTGACGCGGATCAGAACGGGGGCTCGTCGTAGCTGGGAGCCTGGCCCCAGCCACCCTGCTGGCCACCCTGCGGCTGCTGGGGGGCCTGCTGGCCACCCTGCGGCTGCTGCGGAGCCTGCTGGCCACCCCAGCCCTGGCCACCCTGAGGTGCCGGAGCGGAGCCACCAGTGGCCCACGGGTCCTGCTGCTGGAAGCCACCCTGGCCGCCGAAGCCACCACCGGAACCGCCGCGCTCGGCCTTGGTGACCTTCGCCGACGCGTAGCGCAGCGAAGGGCCGACCTCGTCGACGTCGAGCTCGACGACGGTGCGCTTCTCGCCCTCCTTGGTCTCGTACGAGCGCGACTTCAGCCGCCCCGTCACGATCACGCGGGTGCCGCGGTGGAGCGACTCGGCGATGTTCTCGGCCGCGTCACGCCACACCGAGCAGCGCATGAAGAGGGTCTCCCCGTCCTTCCACTCGTTGGACTGGCGGTCGAACGTGCGCGGCGTGGATGCCACGGTGAAGTTCGCGACCGCAGCCCCCGAGGGGGTGAAACGGAGTTCGGGGTCGGCGGTGAGGTTGCCGACGATGGTGATGGTGGTTTCGCCTGCCATGGGTCAGGGACTTCCTTCGCGGTGGAGACCGACGGTGTGAGAGTGCTGGGACGTCACTCAGGCGCCGGGGCGCATGAGCTTGGTCCGCATGACCGACTCGTTGAGGCCGAGCTGACGGTCCAGCTCCTTGGCCGTGGCCGGCTCGGAGGTGAAGTTGACGACGGCGTAGATGCCCTCGGCCTTCTTCTTGATCTCGTAGGCCAAGCGACGACGACCCCAGATGTC encodes the following:
- the rpsF gene encoding 30S ribosomal protein S6; the protein is MRQYELMVILDPELDDRTVQPSLERFLKVVTTDGGSVDNVDIWGRRRLAYEIKKKAEGIYAVVNFTSEPATAKELDRQLGLNESVMRTKLMRPGA
- a CDS encoding single-stranded DNA-binding protein — protein: MAGETTITIVGNLTADPELRFTPSGAAVANFTVASTPRTFDRQSNEWKDGETLFMRCSVWRDAAENIAESLHRGTRVIVTGRLKSRSYETKEGEKRTVVELDVDEVGPSLRYASAKVTKAERGGSGGGFGGQGGFQQQDPWATGGSAPAPQGGQGWGGQQAPQQPQGGQQAPQQPQGGQQGGWGQAPSYDEPPF
- the rpsR gene encoding 30S ribosomal protein S18, encoding MAKPAIRKPKKKANPLKAAKVENIDYKDAALLRKFISDRGKIRARRVTGVSVQEQRLIANAVKNAREMALLPYSSSSR
- the rplI gene encoding 50S ribosomal protein L9, whose product is MKVILTHEVSGLGAAGDVVDVKDGYARNFLFRRGLATAWTKGGQKQVDAIAQGRATRAIKSLEEAQSIKGNLESKSVTVPAHAGQGGRLFGAVSTADIAAAVKAAGGPELDKRTIEVPTPIKTTGTHAATVRLHPEVRATIELEVVAG